The genomic segment CCACTCCTGGACGTAGGCGGCGTCGGGTTGCTGGTTGGTGGTCTGCCCCTGGTCGGTGTTGCAGCCCCAGTCGCCGAACTCGCCCCACACCAGGTAGCCGAGCCGGTCGGCATGGTAGAGGAAGCGTTCCTCGAACACCTTCTGGTGCAGGCGTGCCCCGTTGAAGCCGGCGGCGAGCGACAGCTCGATGTCGCGGACGAGGGCGGCGTCGCTCGGCGCCGTCATCAGGCTGTCCGGGTAGTAGCCCTGGTCGAGGACGAGCCGCTGGAAGACGACCTCGCCGTTGAGCCGGACCTGTTTGCCGGTGATGGCGACCCCGCGCAGCCCCGCGTACGACTCGATCTCGTCCACCACTCGCCCGCCCGAGTCCCGCAGCTCGATACGAAGACCGTACAGGTACGGGTCGCCGGGAGCCCACAGCCGTACCCGGTCGGCCGGCAGTACGAGGGCGGCGCGGGGCGCGAGGTCCAGGTCGGCACGGACCTCCGCGCTCGCGACCTCTCCCGCGTCGTCGGACGCGATGACCCGGACGACCCCGCCGGCCAGGTTGCCCGACAGCGGTACCACCACGTCGAACGAGTGGCCGGCCACGTTGGGCGTGATGCGCGGGCGGCGTATCGCGGTCTGCGGTACGGGTTCCAGCCAGACCGTCTGCCAGATTCCCGTGGTGCGCCAGTACTTCCCGGCCCGGGGAGCGTAGTCGCGGGACTGCTTGCCGCGCGCCTGCCAGGCGTCCGGATCGTCGCGGGCGCGGACCACCAGCGGCACCTCGGTACCGGCGGGTGCGGCGTCGGTGATGTCCAGGCTGAAGCTGCTGAACCCGCCGCGGTGCCGGCCGACCTCGCTACCGCCGACCCACACCGTGGCGTCGTGATCGACCGCGCCGAAGTGCAGCAGTATCCGGCTGCCGGCCCACGCGGCCGGCACCGTGATCGTCCGCCGGTACCAGACGGCACGCATGAAGTCCAGCTCCGAGACGCCAGACAGCGTCGTCTCGGGCGCGAAGGGTACCAGGATCTCCCCGGACAGTGGCCGGTCGACCATGCCGCGCTCGACCCCGCTGTCTCCGTGGTCGATCTCGAAGCCCCAGCGTCCGTTGAGGTTCAGCCACCGGTCGCGCCGGAACTGGGGGCGCGGGTACTCCTGGCGCGGCTGCGATGCGTCGTCCATCGGCGGGCTGCTCTCCGTGTTCGGGCGGGTCATCATGCCCTCGGGTCGTGGAATCGCAGGGTCACCAGTTCGAAGGGGCGCAGCAGCAGGTCGACCGCGGCCCGGGCGTCGTGGCGCGGACCGCGTCGCTTGCGACGGGCCGTTCGAGCAGGTCGGTGGTCGTCAGCCGGTCCCAGCCGAACGAGGTCCGCACCATCGCCGAAGATCGGTTGCCATGCGCCTCGTAGAGACGCACGACGACATCACCGCAGCGGTCCTCGGCCAGCTTGACGCTTTCGACCACGACCGCCGGGTTGCTCACCTCGATCAGTGGCGCCACCGGTGTGCCCGTGGTCGGTCGTGGTGGCAGGTGTCGTGCGTACCCGTCGGTGATCGCTTCGGCGACCCCGCCGGGGCGGAGGCTGACGGTGAACTCGTGGCTGCCCTGGTCGGCCGACGGGTCCGGGTATCGAGGTGCCCGCAGCAGCGAGAGCCGCACGGTGGTCATCGGCCGGCCGTCGGGTGCGTGGGCGTTGCGGACGTCGTGGCCGTACACCACGTCGTTGGCGATCGCGACGCCGTAGCCGGGCTCGCCGACCTGGATCCATCGGTGCGCGACGGTCTCGAAGCGCGCGGTGTCCCACGACGTGTTCTGGTGGATCGGTCGGTGCAGGTGCCCGAACTGGATCTCCGAGGTCGCCCGGTCGGCCCGGACGTCCAGCGGGAAAGCCAGCTTGAGCAGCTTCTGAGACTCGTGCCAGTCGATCCGGAAACCGTACTCGACGACGCCGTCCACGAGCCGCACCGTGACCTCGATGGTCGTGGCGCCCACCTCGTGACGTACCAGCACCGCGTCGTCGACGAGGTCGACCGCGACGGGATCGAGAAGGTCGCGCCCGCTGCGCTGGTCCTCCTCGTTGATGTCCCAGGCGTCCCACTCGCGTGGCGTGTCGCGCAGCAGTTGCAGCACGCCGCCCAGGGTCGCGGCGGGCAGCAGCTCACGGTCGGCCACCCGGTCCACGACGGACGCGAGCGCACCGTGCCGCCCGACCTCGACGCGCAGCAGCGGGTCCTCCAGGACGATCCGGTCGCCGTCGCGCCGGGGCCGTACGGTCGCGGGCGGTGTCACCGGCCCGATGCCCATGCCGGGCACCCCGGTACGGGAGTAGGGCCCGGCGTTCGCGGCGATCGGTGTAGTCCCGCCCCCGCCGAGCGCTGCCAGGCGGGCGTCGATCAGCGCGGTCAGGTCGGCGGCGACGCGCTCGTAGTTTCGCTCGGCCTCCTGGTGCACCCAGGCGATCGACGTCCCCGGCAGGATGTCGTGGAACTGCTGCAGCAGCACCACCCGCCACGCCGCCTCCAGCGCGTCGTACGGGTAGGGCGTGCCGCGCAGCACGGCGGCGGTGGTCGCCCACAGTTCCGCCTCGCGCAGCAGCGCCTCGCTGTGCCGGTTGCCATGCTTGCCACGGTGCTGCGAGGTGAGCGTGCCGCGGTGCAGCTCCAGATACATCTCGCCCACCCAGACCGGCGGCGCGGGCAACTCCGCCTCGGCGCTGCGGAAGAAGCTGTTCGGGTCGCCGAGGCGTACCCGGGGCGACCCGTCGAGGTCCCGCTTGCGTTCCGCGACCGCCAGCATCTCGCGGGTCGGCCCACCGCCGCCGTCGCCCCAGCCGAACAGCCCGAGCACGTGTCGGGCCGCGCCCTTCTCCCGAAACAGCCGCTCGCCGCGGTCGAGGTCGTGCGCGCCGAGGTCGGAGTTGTACGTCTCGGCCGGCGGGAAGTGGGTGAACAACCGGGACCCGTCGATGCCCTCCCACAGGAAACTCGAGTGCGGCATCGCGTTGATCTCGTTCCACGACGGCTTCTGGGTGAGGAAGTAGCGGGCGCCGGCCGCCCGCGCGATCTGCGGCATGGCGGCCGTGTAGCCGAACGAGTCCGGCAGCCACACCTCGTCGGTCTCGACACCGAACTCCTCGGCGAAGAACCGCTTCCCGAGCACGAACTGCCGTGCCAGCGCCTCTCCCCCGGGCATGTTGGTGTCCGACTCGACCCACATGCCGCCGACCGGCCGGATGCGCCCGGCCGCCACCGCCGCCCGGACCCGCTCGAACAGCTCGGGCTGGCTGTCCTTGAGCCAGGCGTACTGCTGGGCCGAGGATGCGGCGAAGACGAAGTCCGGGTCGCGATCGATGAGGTCGAGGACGTTGGCGAAGGTACGCGCGACCTTCCGCACGGTTTCTCGTACCGGCCACAGCCAGGCGCAGTCGATGTGCGCGTGGCCGACCGCGGACACGATCAGGGAACTGCTGGCGGCGTTGCCGGCGAGGGCGGGTGCCAGTGCCCGGCGCCCGATCTGCGCGGTGCCGGGGATGTCGTCGGGGTCCATCGCGTCGACCATGCGTTCCAGGGCGTGCACGATCTCGGCGCGGCGGGCGCCGTCGGGCGGCAGCACGTCGACCAGACCGTCGAGGGTCACGATGTCCTGAAGC from the Actinocatenispora thailandica genome contains:
- a CDS encoding glycoside hydrolase family 2 protein: MDDASQPRQEYPRPQFRRDRWLNLNGRWGFEIDHGDSGVERGMVDRPLSGEILVPFAPETTLSGVSELDFMRAVWYRRTITVPAAWAGSRILLHFGAVDHDATVWVGGSEVGRHRGGFSSFSLDITDAAPAGTEVPLVVRARDDPDAWQARGKQSRDYAPRAGKYWRTTGIWQTVWLEPVPQTAIRRPRITPNVAGHSFDVVVPLSGNLAGGVVRVIASDDAGEVASAEVRADLDLAPRAALVLPADRVRLWAPGDPYLYGLRIELRDSGGRVVDEIESYAGLRGVAITGKQVRLNGEVVFQRLVLDQGYYPDSLMTAPSDAALVRDIELSLAAGFNGARLHQKVFEERFLYHADRLGYLVWGEFGDWGCNTDQGQTTNQQPDAAYVQEWLEVLERDHSHPSIIGWCPMNETWQQYGDRITALDDVMRGMFLATKAFDTSRPVLDTSGYAHRIAESDVYDSHDYEQDPRRFAANHAGLAAGDPYLNRSDDTGDPWSIPYRGQPFFVSEFGGIWWNPAARGRAQSMSESWGYGDRVRSVEEFHARFEGLVAALLNDPDMFGYCYTQLTDVFQEQNGIFAFDRTSKFDVARIRAAQARPAAIERAAGPTP
- a CDS encoding alpha-mannosidase, whose protein sequence is MVDDFNPNGRTRHDAVALAMLRVRRFTRFRITPAVYRDPRPVRIGAWPVGGEPVPFADAVRHSFEPFELGREWGRPWDTVWFDVRGEVPADWAPGAAELVVDLGFTGDQPGFQAEATVYRPDGTVVKGIEPLNNWVPLPEPGPFRLLVEAAANPVIQVPYEYEPTHLGDRATAGETPRYRLAEMTVARRDPMVWNLLQDIVTLDGLVDVLPPDGARRAEIVHALERMVDAMDPDDIPGTAQIGRRALAPALAGNAASSSLIVSAVGHAHIDCAWLWPVRETVRKVARTFANVLDLIDRDPDFVFAASSAQQYAWLKDSQPELFERVRAAVAAGRIRPVGGMWVESDTNMPGGEALARQFVLGKRFFAEEFGVETDEVWLPDSFGYTAAMPQIARAAGARYFLTQKPSWNEINAMPHSSFLWEGIDGSRLFTHFPPAETYNSDLGAHDLDRGERLFREKGAARHVLGLFGWGDGGGGPTREMLAVAERKRDLDGSPRVRLGDPNSFFRSAEAELPAPPVWVGEMYLELHRGTLTSQHRGKHGNRHSEALLREAELWATTAAVLRGTPYPYDALEAAWRVVLLQQFHDILPGTSIAWVHQEAERNYERVAADLTALIDARLAALGGGGTTPIAANAGPYSRTGVPGMGIGPVTPPATVRPRRDGDRIVLEDPLLRVEVGRHGALASVVDRVADRELLPAATLGGVLQLLRDTPREWDAWDINEEDQRSGRDLLDPVAVDLVDDAVLVRHEVGATTIEVTVRLVDGVVEYGFRIDWHESQKLLKLAFPLDVRADRATSEIQFGHLHRPIHQNTSWDTARFETVAHRWIQVGEPGYGVAIANDVVYGHDVRNAHAPDGRPMTTVRLSLLRAPRYPDPSADQGSHEFTVSLRPGGVAEAITDGYARHLPPRPTTGTPVAPLIEVSNPAVVVESVKLAEDRCGDVVVRLYEAHGNRSSAMVRTSFGWDRLTTTDLLERPVASDAVRATTPGPRSTCCCAPSNW